The Limanda limanda chromosome 20, fLimLim1.1, whole genome shotgun sequence genome has a segment encoding these proteins:
- the scrib gene encoding protein scribble homolog isoform X4, with product MLKCIPLWRCNRHVESVDKRHCNLQTVPDEVFRYSRSLEELLLDANQLKELPKPFFRLLNLRKLGLSDNEIQRLPPEVANFMQLVELDISRNDIPEIPESIKFCKALEIADFSGNPLSRLPDGFTQLRALAHLALNDVSLQALPNDIGNLANLVTLELRENLLKSLPSSLSFLVKLEQLDLGSNELEVLPDTLGALPNLRELWLDRNQLSSLPPELGNLRKLVCLDVSENRLEELPMEINGLLALTDLLLTQNLLEVVPDSIGCLKQLSILKVDQNRLTQLTDSIGECENLTELVLTENLLQSLPRSLGKLKKLTNLNVDRNRLGGVPKELGGCASLNVLSLRDNRLGKLPAELADATELHVLDVAGNRLQNLPFALTNLNLKAMWLAENQSQPMLKFQTEDDEQTGEKVLTCYLLPQQPSPSLENLLTNSVDDSWTDSNLNRVSVIQFQEETKAEDEDDEAAAERRGLQRRATPHPSELKVMKKVIEERRNEAYTTRFDGEEESSNPQEKRLSDLSNQSHNSQVSNSTISATSHEERQNTTAVSRREDLVDGRSPQEDELDEMEVEYIEPTVHFAEEPIIRCRDEDEDEDGEDGERSDEEERPTIPAEKQRLIRKDTPHYKKHFKITKLPKPEAVAALLQGYTAESHNAQKKAPEVEEEEDEESIGTLQNPHRVEELEDSRQQVNSSQVKHTLSIQRQTGGLGISIAGGKGSTPYKGDDEGIFISRVSEEGPAARAGVKVGDKLLEVNGVDLNEAEHHTAVEALRSSGASVSMSVLREHMVEPENAITTTPLRPEDDYFPRERRSSGIAFNMEPSLSGPMQRLSTSLFRNDKGLGFSIAGGKGSTAYRTGDTGIYISRIAEGGAAHRDSTLRVGDRVITINGVDMTEARHDQAVALLTGTSPTIALLVERDPNAPGGSPGQSRARAHSPPPPEPSDSPDQEEEGLSSHGNNLSRMEDEYPIEEVILVKSGGPLGLSIVGGSDHASHPFGINEPGVFISKVIPQGLACQSGLRVGDRILEVNAIDLRHATHQEAVRALLANKQEIRMLVRRDPSPPGMEEIIIQKQPGEKLGISIRGGAKGHAGNPFDPTDEGIFISKVSSSGAAARDARLQVGMRILEVNNHSLLGMTHTEAVRVLRAVGDSLFMLVCDGFDPNKVTAVEASPGIIANPFATGIVRKNSMESISSIDRDLSPEEMEIMQKESEMVRETSQWEREEMEKVNISTGPLKLDYKTLAALPTTSLQKVNRAPSSDFTRTDSPIRETPYSPTIQPANIHCTSTPTAKDTSPSSTRPGAIQPVGRVWPSTSPATPEGHSPNPFQHGPSPFNSQTSEQYGVRNNFHPKQPSPEPELHNEVFDDVIDGQEGAVTSQVSPRREYMSLAAVPRHSRASLDLQSPSPRGTGSPEQRSFRDRQKYFEIDVKQQTPEKPKPRVSLVGEDDLKNMREEEARKFDLRAQEYLLDEDEDDEEEDLAKQVAQMKASGKVLLDGVEYKVEPASSPSQHCATPPSYNLTPPSYCGSSGPSSVDGKGDSQRNSMEDSFRLDQRPNSMTGLIPAYQGESAAPIRTAKAERRHQERLRMQSPELAFALDKDLSPAEKRAQEAEKRAMWRAARMKSLEQDALKAQMVIAKSRDGKKRGTLDQLTESPSPAPTPSPTPMEELSPCGVTSPGRLSLSSKKFDYRQFAAIPSSKPVYDIQSPDPVQDLQFIDDGSSSPGPTANPEAEVAPPPPATSALEEMALYSNKRKLRQGRRSLETAVPT from the exons CCTTTCTTCAGACTACTGAACCTACGGAAGCTTGGCCTGAGTGACAATGAGATCCAGAGGCTGCCACCTGAGGTGGCCAACTTCATGCAGCTGGTGGAACTGGACATCTCCAGAAACG ACATTCCTGAGATCCCTGAGAGCATAAAGTTTTGCAAGGCCTTAGAGATCGCAGACTTCAGTGGAAATCCCCTCTCCAG ATTGCCAGATGGTTTCACTCAACTCCGAGCGCTGGCTCATTTGGCACTCAACGATGTGTCACTGCAGGCGCTGCCCAACGACATTGGAAa CCTGGCCAACCTGGTGACGTTGGAGCTCAGGGAGAACCTGCTGAAGTCTCTGCCCTC gtcaCTCTCTTTTCTGGTGAAACTGGAACAACTGGACCTGGGCAGCAATGAACTGGAAGTGTTG CCGGACACCCTCGGGGCCCTCCCCAACCTCAGGGAGCTGTGGCTGGACCGGAACCAGTTGTCCTCATTACCACCA GAGCTGGGGAACCTCCGGAAACTGGTGTGTCTGGATGTGTCAGAGAATCGTCTGGAGGAGCTTCCCATGGAGATCAACGGCCTCCTGGCCCTCACCGACCTGCTGCTCACACAGAACCTGCTGGAGGTCGTCCCAGACAGCATAG GTTGTTTGAAGCAGCTGTCTATACTGAAGGTGGACCAGAACAGACTGACCCAGCTGACCGACTCAATAGGAGAGTGTGAAAACCTCACAGAACTGGTTTTGACGGAGAACCTTTTACAA TCACTTCCTCGCTCTCTGGGCAAACTGAAGAAGCTGACCAACCTGAATGTAGACCGCAACCGTTTGGGCGGTGTGCCCAAAGAGCTGGGCGGTTGTGCCAGCCTCAACGTTCTCTCCCTGAGAGACAACCGCCTTGGCAAGCTGCCTGCCGAGCTGGCCGATGCTACTGAGCTGCATGTGCTGGATGTGGCTGGAAACAG ATTACAAAACTTGCCTTTTGCCCTGACAAACCTCAACCTGAAGGCCATGTGGCTAGCAGAGAACCAGTCGCAGCCGATGCTCAAGTTCCAGACAGAGGATGACgagcagacaggagagaaggtGTTGACCTGCTATCTGCTGCCCCAGCAGCCTTCCCCAAGCCTAG AAAACTTGCTAACGAACAGTGTGGATGACAGCTGGACAGACAGCAACCTGAACCGAGTCTCGGTCATTCAGTTCCAGGAAGAGACCAAGGCTGAGGACGAGGATGATGAGGCTGCAGCAGAGCGCAGA GGTCTTCAGCGCAGAGCCACACCGCACCCCAGTGAGCTGAAggtgatgaagaaggtgatcgaggagaggaggaatgaggCTTACACAACCAGATTTGATGGAGAAGAAGAGTCCTCTAATCCACAG GAGAAACGGCTCAGTGACCTCTCCAATCAAAGTCACAACTCCCAGGTATCCAACAGCACGATATCGGCCACTTCCCACGAGGAGAGACAGAACACGACGGCCGTCTCGCGGAGGGAGGATCTTGTGGACGGCCGTTCCCCTCAGGAGGACGAGCTGGATGAGATGGAGGTGGAGTACATTGAG CCCACTGTGCACTTTGCAGAGGAGCCCATTATCCGCTGCAGggacgaggatgaggatgaggatggggAAGACGGTGAGAGGAGCGATGAAGAAGAGAGGCCGACCATTCCCGCAGAGAAGCAGCGTCTGATCAGAAAGGACACGCCACACTACAAGAAACACTTCAAGATCACCAAGTTGCCCAAGCCCGAGGCGGTGGCCGCTCTGCTGCAGGGCTACACTGCTGAAAGCCACAACGCTCAGAAAAAGGCGCCTGaggttgaggaagaggaggatgaggagagtaTTGGTACCCTTCAGAACCCTCACagagtggaggagctggaggacagcCGGCAACAGGTCAACTCCAGTCAAGTGAAG CACACCCTGTCCATCCAGCGACAGACAGGCGGTCTGGGCATCAGCATTGCGGGGGGGAAAGGGTCCACGCCTTACAAAGGAGATGACGAG GGAATCTTTATCTCCAGAGTCTCTGAGGAGGGTCCTGCCGCCAGAGCGGGGGTCAAAGTGGGAGACAAACTCTTAGAG GTGAACGGAGTCGACCTCAATGAGGCAGAACATCACACAGCGGTGGAAGCCCTCCGCAGCTCCGGCGCTTCCGTGTCCATGTCGGTGCTCCGGGAGCATATGGTGGAGCCGGAGAACGCCATCACCACCACGCCACTGAGGCCCGAGGACGACTACTTCCCTCGGGAGCGACGCAGCAGCGGCATCGCCTTCAACATGGAGCCCAGCCTCAGCGGGCCCATGCAGCGGCTGTCCACCTCCCTGTTCCGCAACGACAAGGGGCTGGGATTCAGCATCGCGGGGGGGAAAGGCTCCACGGCGTACCGCACAGGAGACACG GGAATCTACATCTCTCGCATTGCAGAGGGTGGAGCGGCCCACAGGGACAGCACGCTGCGTGTAGGAGACCGGGTGATCACT ATCAATGGTGTAGACATGACAGAGGCCAGGCATGACCAGGCAGTAGCTCTTCTTACCGGCACCTCCCCCACAATCGCTCTCCTGGTGGAGCGAGACCCGAACGCACCAGGGGGCTCTCCAGGTCAATCCCGGGCACGTGCCCACTCCCCTCCACCCCCAGAACCCTCCGATTCTccggaccaggaggaggagggcctCTCGAGTCACGGGAACAACCTGAGTCGGATGGAGGACGAGTACCCAATCGAG GAGGTAATCCTGGTGAAATCAGGTGGCCCCCTTGGCTTGAGCATAGTAGGAGGCAGTGATCACGCGAGTCATCCATTCGGCATCAATGAGCCGGGAGTGTTCATCTCAAAG GTGATTCCTCAGGGGCTGGCATGTCAAAGCGGACTTCGCGTCGGAGACCGAATATTAGAGGTGAACGCCATCGACCTGCGTCATGCCACTCACCAGGAGGCGGTGCGAGCCCTGCTGGCCAACAAGCAGGAGATCCGGATGCTGGTGCGGAGGGATCCTTCACCGCCGGGGATGGAGGAAATCATCATCCAGAAGCAGCCGGGGGAGAAGCTCGGCATCAGTATTCGGGGAGGGGCCAAGGGTCACGCTGGAAACCCCTTTGACCCCACGGATGAGGGAATCTTCATCTCAAAG GTGAGCTcaagtggagcagcagcacgaGACGCCCGCCTGCAGGTGGGCATGCGGATCCTGGAGGTGAACAACCACAGCCTGCTGGGGATGACGCACACGGAGGCAGTGCGGGTGCTTCGGGCTGTGGGAGACTCTCTGTTCATGCTGGTGTGTGACGGGTTCGACCCAAACAAAGTGACAGCTGTGGAG GCGTCTCCTGGGATCATTGCAAACCCGTTTGCAACAGGCATTGTGCGCAAGAACAGTATGGAGAGCATCTCTTCTATAGACCGAGATCTGAGCCCGGAGGAAATGGAGATCATGCAGAAG GAGTCTGAGATGGTGAGAGAGACGTCACAGTGGGAGCgagaagagatggagaaagtg AACATCAGCACAGGACCTTTAAAACTTGACTACAAAACCCTGGCTGCTCTTCCCACCACCAGTCTGCAGAAGGTCAACAGG gcTCCTTCCTCTGATTTCACCAGGACCGACAGCCCCATCCGGGAAACTCCCTACTCCCCCACCATCCAGCCG GCAAACATTCATTGCACCTCCACTCCCACTGCCAAGGACACCAGCCCATCATCA ACGCGACCGGGTGCCATCCAGCCGGTCGGCCGCGTGTGGCCCAGTACCTCCCCCGCCACTCCGGAAGGCCACAGTCCCAACCCCTTTCAGCATGGCCCCTCCCCCTTCAACTCCCAGACCTCT GAGCAGTACGGTGTGAGGAACAACTTTCATCCGAAGCAACCTTCTCCAGAG CCTGAGTTGCACAACGAGgtgtttgatgatgtcatagaTGGTCAGGAGGGAGCAGTGACCAGCCAGGTCTCCCCCCGGCGGGAGTATATGAGCCTGGCAGCAGTGCCACGTCACTCCAGGGCTTCATTGGACCTGCAG AGTCCTTCTCCTCGGGGTACAGGCAGCCCAGAGCAGAGATCCTtcagggacagacagaagtaTTTCGAGATCGACGTGAAGCAGCAGACGCCTGAAAAACCCAAACCTCGAGTCTCTCTTGTTGGAGAGGATGACCTCAAGAacatgagggaggaagaag CGAGGAAGTTTGATCTGCGGGCGCAGGAGTACCTCCTGGACGAAgatgaggatgacgaggaggaggacttGGCCAAGCAGGTGGCTCAGATGAAGGCCAGCGGCAAAGTGTTGCTGGACGGCGTGGAGTATAAAGTGGAGCCAGCGTCCAGCCCCTCTCAGCACTGCGCCACCCCCCCGAGCTACAACCTCACACCACCGAGCTACTGTGGCAGCTCAGG ACCCTCCTCTGTGGACGGTAAAGGAGACTCTCAGAGGAATTCAATGGAGGACAGCTTCAGGCTGGATCAGAGGCCCAACTCCATGACGGG GTTGATCCCAGCGTACCAAGGGGAGTCGGCGGCTCCCATCCGCACGGCCAAGGCCGAGCGCCGACACCAGGAGAGGCTTCGCATGCAGAGTCCCGAGCTGGCGTTCGCCCTCGACAAGGACCTGTCCCCGGCCGAGAAGAGAGCTCAGGAGGCGGAGAAACGAGCCATGTGGAGAGCAGCACG GATGAAGTCTCTGGAGCAGGATGCGCTGAAGGCTCAGATGGTCATCGCAAAGTCTCGGGATGGGAAGAAGCGTGGGACGTTAGACCAGCTGACGGAGTCTCCGTCGCCTGCTCCCACTCCGTCTCCTACACCCATGGAAG AGCTCAGTCCTTGTGGAGTCACTTCACCCGGCAGACTG TCCCTGTCGTCAAAGAAGTTTGACTACCGACAGTTTGCCGCCATTCCTTCTTCCAAACCCGTATACGACATCCAG TCTCCGGACCCAGTCCAGGACCTGCAGTTCATTGACGACGGCTCCAGCAGCCCAG
- the scrib gene encoding protein scribble homolog isoform X8 encodes MLKCIPLWRCNRHVESVDKRHCNLQTVPDEVFRYSRSLEELLLDANQLKELPKPFFRLLNLRKLGLSDNEIQRLPPEVANFMQLVELDISRNDIPEIPESIKFCKALEIADFSGNPLSRLPDGFTQLRALAHLALNDVSLQALPNDIGNLANLVTLELRENLLKSLPSSLSFLVKLEQLDLGSNELEVLPDTLGALPNLRELWLDRNQLSSLPPELGNLRKLVCLDVSENRLEELPMEINGLLALTDLLLTQNLLEVVPDSIGCLKQLSILKVDQNRLTQLTDSIGECENLTELVLTENLLQSLPRSLGKLKKLTNLNVDRNRLGGVPKELGGCASLNVLSLRDNRLGKLPAELADATELHVLDVAGNRLQNLPFALTNLNLKAMWLAENQSQPMLKFQTEDDEQTGEKVLTCYLLPQQPSPSLENLLTNSVDDSWTDSNLNRVSVIQFQEETKAEDEDDEAAAERRGLQRRATPHPSELKVMKKVIEERRNEAYTTRFDGEEESSNPQEKRLSDLSNQSHNSQVSNSTISATSHEERQNTTAVSRREDLVDGRSPQEDELDEMEVEYIEPTVHFAEEPIIRCRDEDEDEDGEDGERSDEEERPTIPAEKQRLIRKDTPHYKKHFKITKLPKPEAVAALLQGYTAESHNAQKKAPEVEEEEDEESIGTLQNPHRVEELEDSRQQVNSSQVKHTLSIQRQTGGLGISIAGGKGSTPYKGDDEGIFISRVSEEGPAARAGVKVGDKLLEVNGVDLNEAEHHTAVEALRSSGASVSMSVLREHMVEPENAITTTPLRPEDDYFPRERRSSGIAFNMEPSLSGPMQRLSTSLFRNDKGLGFSIAGGKGSTAYRTGDTGIYISRIAEGGAAHRDSTLRVGDRVITINGVDMTEARHDQAVALLTGTSPTIALLVERDPNAPGGSPGQSRARAHSPPPPEPSDSPDQEEEGLSSHGNNLSRMEDEYPIEEVILVKSGGPLGLSIVGGSDHASHPFGINEPGVFISKVIPQGLACQSGLRVGDRILEVNAIDLRHATHQEAVRALLANKQEIRMLVRRDPSPPGMEEIIIQKQPGEKLGISIRGGAKGHAGNPFDPTDEGIFISKVSSSGAAARDARLQVGMRILEVNNHSLLGMTHTEAVRVLRAVGDSLFMLVCDGFDPNKVTAVELQASPGIIANPFATGIVRKNSMESISSIDRDLSPEEMEIMQKESEMVRETSQWEREEMEKVEQMRLDREEATRLLEEETENISTGPLKLDYKTLAALPTTSLQKVNRAPSSDFTRTDSPIRETPYSPTIQPANIHCTSTPTAKDTSPSSTRPGAIQPVGRVWPSTSPATPEGHSPNPFQHGPSPFNSQTSEQYGVRNNFHPKQPSPESPSPRGTGSPEQRSFRDRQKYFEIDVKQQTPEKPKPRVSLVGEDDLKNMREEEARKFDLRAQEYLLDEDEDDEEEDLAKQVAQMKASGKVLLDGVEYKVEPASSPSQHCATPPSYNLTPPSYCGSSGPSSVDGKGDSQRNSMEDSFRLDQRPNSMTGLIPAYQGESAAPIRTAKAERRHQERLRMQSPELAFALDKDLSPAEKRAQEAEKRAMWRAARMKSLEQDALKAQMVIAKSRDGKKRGTLDQLTESPSPAPTPSPTPMEELSPCGVTSPGRLSPDPVQDLQFIDDGSSSPGPTANPEAEVAPPPPATSALEEMALYSNKRKLRQGRRSLETAVPT; translated from the exons CCTTTCTTCAGACTACTGAACCTACGGAAGCTTGGCCTGAGTGACAATGAGATCCAGAGGCTGCCACCTGAGGTGGCCAACTTCATGCAGCTGGTGGAACTGGACATCTCCAGAAACG ACATTCCTGAGATCCCTGAGAGCATAAAGTTTTGCAAGGCCTTAGAGATCGCAGACTTCAGTGGAAATCCCCTCTCCAG ATTGCCAGATGGTTTCACTCAACTCCGAGCGCTGGCTCATTTGGCACTCAACGATGTGTCACTGCAGGCGCTGCCCAACGACATTGGAAa CCTGGCCAACCTGGTGACGTTGGAGCTCAGGGAGAACCTGCTGAAGTCTCTGCCCTC gtcaCTCTCTTTTCTGGTGAAACTGGAACAACTGGACCTGGGCAGCAATGAACTGGAAGTGTTG CCGGACACCCTCGGGGCCCTCCCCAACCTCAGGGAGCTGTGGCTGGACCGGAACCAGTTGTCCTCATTACCACCA GAGCTGGGGAACCTCCGGAAACTGGTGTGTCTGGATGTGTCAGAGAATCGTCTGGAGGAGCTTCCCATGGAGATCAACGGCCTCCTGGCCCTCACCGACCTGCTGCTCACACAGAACCTGCTGGAGGTCGTCCCAGACAGCATAG GTTGTTTGAAGCAGCTGTCTATACTGAAGGTGGACCAGAACAGACTGACCCAGCTGACCGACTCAATAGGAGAGTGTGAAAACCTCACAGAACTGGTTTTGACGGAGAACCTTTTACAA TCACTTCCTCGCTCTCTGGGCAAACTGAAGAAGCTGACCAACCTGAATGTAGACCGCAACCGTTTGGGCGGTGTGCCCAAAGAGCTGGGCGGTTGTGCCAGCCTCAACGTTCTCTCCCTGAGAGACAACCGCCTTGGCAAGCTGCCTGCCGAGCTGGCCGATGCTACTGAGCTGCATGTGCTGGATGTGGCTGGAAACAG ATTACAAAACTTGCCTTTTGCCCTGACAAACCTCAACCTGAAGGCCATGTGGCTAGCAGAGAACCAGTCGCAGCCGATGCTCAAGTTCCAGACAGAGGATGACgagcagacaggagagaaggtGTTGACCTGCTATCTGCTGCCCCAGCAGCCTTCCCCAAGCCTAG AAAACTTGCTAACGAACAGTGTGGATGACAGCTGGACAGACAGCAACCTGAACCGAGTCTCGGTCATTCAGTTCCAGGAAGAGACCAAGGCTGAGGACGAGGATGATGAGGCTGCAGCAGAGCGCAGA GGTCTTCAGCGCAGAGCCACACCGCACCCCAGTGAGCTGAAggtgatgaagaaggtgatcgaggagaggaggaatgaggCTTACACAACCAGATTTGATGGAGAAGAAGAGTCCTCTAATCCACAG GAGAAACGGCTCAGTGACCTCTCCAATCAAAGTCACAACTCCCAGGTATCCAACAGCACGATATCGGCCACTTCCCACGAGGAGAGACAGAACACGACGGCCGTCTCGCGGAGGGAGGATCTTGTGGACGGCCGTTCCCCTCAGGAGGACGAGCTGGATGAGATGGAGGTGGAGTACATTGAG CCCACTGTGCACTTTGCAGAGGAGCCCATTATCCGCTGCAGggacgaggatgaggatgaggatggggAAGACGGTGAGAGGAGCGATGAAGAAGAGAGGCCGACCATTCCCGCAGAGAAGCAGCGTCTGATCAGAAAGGACACGCCACACTACAAGAAACACTTCAAGATCACCAAGTTGCCCAAGCCCGAGGCGGTGGCCGCTCTGCTGCAGGGCTACACTGCTGAAAGCCACAACGCTCAGAAAAAGGCGCCTGaggttgaggaagaggaggatgaggagagtaTTGGTACCCTTCAGAACCCTCACagagtggaggagctggaggacagcCGGCAACAGGTCAACTCCAGTCAAGTGAAG CACACCCTGTCCATCCAGCGACAGACAGGCGGTCTGGGCATCAGCATTGCGGGGGGGAAAGGGTCCACGCCTTACAAAGGAGATGACGAG GGAATCTTTATCTCCAGAGTCTCTGAGGAGGGTCCTGCCGCCAGAGCGGGGGTCAAAGTGGGAGACAAACTCTTAGAG GTGAACGGAGTCGACCTCAATGAGGCAGAACATCACACAGCGGTGGAAGCCCTCCGCAGCTCCGGCGCTTCCGTGTCCATGTCGGTGCTCCGGGAGCATATGGTGGAGCCGGAGAACGCCATCACCACCACGCCACTGAGGCCCGAGGACGACTACTTCCCTCGGGAGCGACGCAGCAGCGGCATCGCCTTCAACATGGAGCCCAGCCTCAGCGGGCCCATGCAGCGGCTGTCCACCTCCCTGTTCCGCAACGACAAGGGGCTGGGATTCAGCATCGCGGGGGGGAAAGGCTCCACGGCGTACCGCACAGGAGACACG GGAATCTACATCTCTCGCATTGCAGAGGGTGGAGCGGCCCACAGGGACAGCACGCTGCGTGTAGGAGACCGGGTGATCACT ATCAATGGTGTAGACATGACAGAGGCCAGGCATGACCAGGCAGTAGCTCTTCTTACCGGCACCTCCCCCACAATCGCTCTCCTGGTGGAGCGAGACCCGAACGCACCAGGGGGCTCTCCAGGTCAATCCCGGGCACGTGCCCACTCCCCTCCACCCCCAGAACCCTCCGATTCTccggaccaggaggaggagggcctCTCGAGTCACGGGAACAACCTGAGTCGGATGGAGGACGAGTACCCAATCGAG GAGGTAATCCTGGTGAAATCAGGTGGCCCCCTTGGCTTGAGCATAGTAGGAGGCAGTGATCACGCGAGTCATCCATTCGGCATCAATGAGCCGGGAGTGTTCATCTCAAAG GTGATTCCTCAGGGGCTGGCATGTCAAAGCGGACTTCGCGTCGGAGACCGAATATTAGAGGTGAACGCCATCGACCTGCGTCATGCCACTCACCAGGAGGCGGTGCGAGCCCTGCTGGCCAACAAGCAGGAGATCCGGATGCTGGTGCGGAGGGATCCTTCACCGCCGGGGATGGAGGAAATCATCATCCAGAAGCAGCCGGGGGAGAAGCTCGGCATCAGTATTCGGGGAGGGGCCAAGGGTCACGCTGGAAACCCCTTTGACCCCACGGATGAGGGAATCTTCATCTCAAAG GTGAGCTcaagtggagcagcagcacgaGACGCCCGCCTGCAGGTGGGCATGCGGATCCTGGAGGTGAACAACCACAGCCTGCTGGGGATGACGCACACGGAGGCAGTGCGGGTGCTTCGGGCTGTGGGAGACTCTCTGTTCATGCTGGTGTGTGACGGGTTCGACCCAAACAAAGTGACAGCTGTGGAG TTACAGGCGTCTCCTGGGATCATTGCAAACCCGTTTGCAACAGGCATTGTGCGCAAGAACAGTATGGAGAGCATCTCTTCTATAGACCGAGATCTGAGCCCGGAGGAAATGGAGATCATGCAGAAG GAGTCTGAGATGGTGAGAGAGACGTCACAGTGGGAGCgagaagagatggagaaagtg GAGCAAATGCGATTGGATCGTGAGGAGGCAACTCGCCTGCTAGAAGAGGAGACTGAG AACATCAGCACAGGACCTTTAAAACTTGACTACAAAACCCTGGCTGCTCTTCCCACCACCAGTCTGCAGAAGGTCAACAGG gcTCCTTCCTCTGATTTCACCAGGACCGACAGCCCCATCCGGGAAACTCCCTACTCCCCCACCATCCAGCCG GCAAACATTCATTGCACCTCCACTCCCACTGCCAAGGACACCAGCCCATCATCA ACGCGACCGGGTGCCATCCAGCCGGTCGGCCGCGTGTGGCCCAGTACCTCCCCCGCCACTCCGGAAGGCCACAGTCCCAACCCCTTTCAGCATGGCCCCTCCCCCTTCAACTCCCAGACCTCT GAGCAGTACGGTGTGAGGAACAACTTTCATCCGAAGCAACCTTCTCCAGAG AGTCCTTCTCCTCGGGGTACAGGCAGCCCAGAGCAGAGATCCTtcagggacagacagaagtaTTTCGAGATCGACGTGAAGCAGCAGACGCCTGAAAAACCCAAACCTCGAGTCTCTCTTGTTGGAGAGGATGACCTCAAGAacatgagggaggaagaag CGAGGAAGTTTGATCTGCGGGCGCAGGAGTACCTCCTGGACGAAgatgaggatgacgaggaggaggacttGGCCAAGCAGGTGGCTCAGATGAAGGCCAGCGGCAAAGTGTTGCTGGACGGCGTGGAGTATAAAGTGGAGCCAGCGTCCAGCCCCTCTCAGCACTGCGCCACCCCCCCGAGCTACAACCTCACACCACCGAGCTACTGTGGCAGCTCAGG ACCCTCCTCTGTGGACGGTAAAGGAGACTCTCAGAGGAATTCAATGGAGGACAGCTTCAGGCTGGATCAGAGGCCCAACTCCATGACGGG GTTGATCCCAGCGTACCAAGGGGAGTCGGCGGCTCCCATCCGCACGGCCAAGGCCGAGCGCCGACACCAGGAGAGGCTTCGCATGCAGAGTCCCGAGCTGGCGTTCGCCCTCGACAAGGACCTGTCCCCGGCCGAGAAGAGAGCTCAGGAGGCGGAGAAACGAGCCATGTGGAGAGCAGCACG GATGAAGTCTCTGGAGCAGGATGCGCTGAAGGCTCAGATGGTCATCGCAAAGTCTCGGGATGGGAAGAAGCGTGGGACGTTAGACCAGCTGACGGAGTCTCCGTCGCCTGCTCCCACTCCGTCTCCTACACCCATGGAAG AGCTCAGTCCTTGTGGAGTCACTTCACCCGGCAGACTG TCTCCGGACCCAGTCCAGGACCTGCAGTTCATTGACGACGGCTCCAGCAGCCCAG